In Flavobacterium sp. GSB-24, the genomic window GTAAAATTGTAAAAATATAAAATAATTAAAACCCGATAATTAGCAATAATTATCGGGTTTTGCTTTTGTGTTTATTCACAAAACGTAAAAAAAATGTTAGTTTTTTATTTTTTTGTCTTGTAAATAAAAAAATAATGTACTTTTGCACCGATGAATAAAATAAGTTTACATATAACTTCTTTGTCACGGACAAACTCACCGATTACTTCTCCCGAAGTACGGATACTATCTCTATAGTATTCACTGAGTTTTATAGCCGTATATTTATTCATATTCATTTTTCATTTTGAAATCACATAATTTGTCCATTGGACAAACATATCCTAAAAGTATTTATTATTTTGTAAATTTTCTGAATCAACTTTTTGATTTTGAATATGTTACTTCTATTTTGATTAATTTTATTGGATTCAATTCTGGATTTCAAAACAAACAATATTCTTTAATTTTTAACTCTAACTTCAATTATTGAAATGAAGATCTCTATTGTTGTTACCCAGGAAGAACACTTCAAATTCGCACAAGAAATCTGCGATACGATAGAATCATCTGCCTTATTAAGAGGTACGGGGATTGCTAAAAGAACTCCTGAGTACATTCAGAAAAAAATGTCGAATGGTGATGCAATGATTGCTCTGGCAGACGGGAAATTTGCAGGTTTTTGTTATATCGAAAGCTGGCAGCACGGAAAATTCGTGGCACATTCGGGATTAATTGTACATCCTGACTATAGAAGTTTAGGTTTGGCAAAAAAAATTAAGTCGAAAGTGTTTGACTATTCTTTACAGAGATTTCCAGATGCAAAAATATTTGGTATTACCACTGGCCTTGCTGTAATGAAAATTAATTCTGAATTAGGTTACAAACCTGTTCCTTTCTCTGAATTAACGACAGATCCAAGTTTTTGGGCCGGCTGTAAAACGTGTACCAATTTCCCTATTTTACAAAGCAAAGAAAACAAAATGTGCCTTTGTACGGGGATGTTATACGACCCAAAAGAAAAACAAAAAACACCGCCGAGACACCCTTTTAATGAGGCTGTTTTGAGCAGACTTAAAAAAATTAAACAGGCTTTATTTTTAAACAAATTATTGTCGTTTGTTTTTTTATTCAAAATTTAATTAAAAAGAAATCTCAAACTGCTAAATACGAAAGTATTAGCCAAAATTATAAAAAATGAAAAAAGTAGTATTAGCTTATAGCGGAGGATTAGATACCTCGTATTGTTTGAAATATTTAAAAAATGAAAAAGGATACGAAGTTCATACTGTACTTGTAGATACAGGAGGATTCGATGCAGAAGAGTTATCAGCCATTGAAAAAAGAGCCTACGAATTAGGAAGTGCCCAGCACGCAAATCTTACAATCGTTGACAAATATTATGATAAAGCTATAAAATATTTGATTTTCGGAAATGTATTAAAAAACAATACTTATCCCTTATCTGTAAGCGCAGAACGTGTTTTTCAAGCAATTGAAGCTATAAAATATGCTAAGAAAGTTGGCGCAAATGCAATCGCACACGGAAGTACGGGCGCAGGAAATGACCAAATTCGTTTTGATTTAATTTTCCAAACCATCGCTCCGGAAATCGAAATTATTACGCCAATTAGAGATTTAAAACTTTCAAGACAAGAAGAAGTAGAATACCTTCAAAAAAATGGTGTGAGCTATTCTTGGGAAAAAGCACAATATTCTATCAATAAAGGACTTTGGGGAACAAGTGTTGGAGGAAAAGAAACTTTAACTTCAAGCCAACCGTTGCCAAGTGAAGCTTATCCTTCTCAATTGCAAAAAGAAGGAGAAGAAAAAGTAACGCTTCATTTTGAGCAGGGAGAATTAGTTGGACTTAACGGAAAAACAGATAAACCTTCAAACAATATTGTAGCCCTTGAAAAACTAGCAAATGCTTATGCGATTGGAAGGGATATTCACGTTGGTGACACTATTATAGGAATTAAAGGAAGAGTTGGTTTTGAAGCTGCTGCACCATTAATTATCATTAAAGCGCACCATTTATTAGAGAAACATACTCTTGGAAAATGGCAGCAATATTGGAAAGAACAATTAGGAAACTGGTACGGAATGTTATTTCACGAAGGTCAGTTCTTAGATCCAGTAATGCGTAATATCGAAACGTTTTTGCAAGACACGCAAAAA contains:
- a CDS encoding GNAT family N-acetyltransferase, giving the protein MKISIVVTQEEHFKFAQEICDTIESSALLRGTGIAKRTPEYIQKKMSNGDAMIALADGKFAGFCYIESWQHGKFVAHSGLIVHPDYRSLGLAKKIKSKVFDYSLQRFPDAKIFGITTGLAVMKINSELGYKPVPFSELTTDPSFWAGCKTCTNFPILQSKENKMCLCTGMLYDPKEKQKTPPRHPFNEAVLSRLKKIKQALFLNKLLSFVFLFKI
- a CDS encoding argininosuccinate synthase domain-containing protein, whose amino-acid sequence is MKKVVLAYSGGLDTSYCLKYLKNEKGYEVHTVLVDTGGFDAEELSAIEKRAYELGSAQHANLTIVDKYYDKAIKYLIFGNVLKNNTYPLSVSAERVFQAIEAIKYAKKVGANAIAHGSTGAGNDQIRFDLIFQTIAPEIEIITPIRDLKLSRQEEVEYLQKNGVSYSWEKAQYSINKGLWGTSVGGKETLTSSQPLPSEAYPSQLQKEGEEKVTLHFEQGELVGLNGKTDKPSNNIVALEKLANAYAIGRDIHVGDTIIGIKGRVGFEAAAPLIIIKAHHLLEKHTLGKWQQYWKEQLGNWYGMLFHEGQFLDPVMRNIETFLQDTQKTVNGTVTVSLKPYHFSLDGIESKNDLMNTGFGQYGEMNNAWTSEDAKGFIKILGNAQNIFSSVNQLDHD